Proteins co-encoded in one Aspergillus flavus chromosome 2, complete sequence genomic window:
- a CDS encoding Ser/Thr protein phosphatase family protein has product MTRPTTKTRICIISDTHTLTPNPAQNTTNPYRHPLPSSDILLLAGDITKVGLKDEHEVILDMLKVAPAELKLVVAGNHDITLDEEYYTRIGHYRHRYRTDHTTASATAGKENVGASSEEEGRVESVREIKALWTSEEAVNAGIRYMEEGVQTFTLGNGARFTVYASPYTPEFCQWAFAYDRDTDRFNPPQSMSEGVFVPPNPVPDDGVDIMLTHGPPYGILDKVVGTHASVGCENLFRAVERAKPRLHVFGHIHEAYGAARLEWSTRNQSIIQCDKETTLEDRCAYTDVSGQSMSPLRVGDETLFVNASVVTVQYQAVNPPWLVDLELPSE; this is encoded by the coding sequence ATGACCAGACCAACCACCAAAACCCGCATCTGCATAATCTCCGACACCCACACTCTAACCCCCAACCCAGCCCAAAACACCACAAACCCCTACCGACACCCCCTCCCCAGCTCCGACATCCTCCTGCTCGCCGGGGACATAACCAAAGTAGGGCTAAAAGACGAACACGAAGTGATCCTGGACATGCTCAAGGTGGCACCCGCGGAGTTGAAGCTCGTCGTAGCCGGGAACCACGACATCACATTGGACGAAGAATACTACACACGGATCGGCCACTACCGGCACCGGTACAGAACAGACCACACGACGGCATCCGCGACGGCCGGGAAGGAAAACGTAGGTGCGtcctccgaagaagaagggcgggTGGAATCCGTCCGGGAGATCAAGGCGCTATGGACGAGCGAGGAGGCCGTGAACGCCGGGATCAGGTATATGGAAGAAGGGGTGCAGACGTTTACGTTGGGGAATGGGGCTCGGTTCACTGTTTATGCGTCGCCGTATACGCCGGAATTTTGTCAGTGGGCGTTTGCGTATGATCGGGATACGGATCGATTTAACCCCCCACAGTCGATGTCGGAGGGGGTGTTCGTGCCGCCGAATCCGGTGCCGGATGATGGGGTGGATATTATGTTGACGCATGGGCCGCCGTATGGGATCTTGGATAAGGTGGTGGGGACGCATGCTAGTGTGGGCTGTGAGAATTTGTTTCGGGCTGTGGAGAGGGCGAAGCCTCGCTTGCATGTTTTCGGACATATACATGAAGCGTATGGGGCGGCGCGGCTGGAGTGGAGTACGCGCAATCAGTCGATCATTCAGTGTGATAAGGAGACGACGCTGGAGGATCGGTGTGCGTATACGGATGTCAGTGGACAGTCGATGAGTCCGCTGAGGGTGGGCGATGAGACGCTGTTCGTCAATGCGAGCGTGGTGACGGTTCAGTACCAAGCTGTGAACCCACCGTGGTTGGTGGATCTGGAGCTTCCTTCTGAGTAG
- a CDS encoding 40S ribosomal protein eS8 — protein MGISRDSRHKRSATGAKRATYRKKRAFEKGRQPSNTRIGTKRIHLVRTRGGNRKFRALRLESGNFSWGSEGISRKTRVIVVAYHPSNNELVRTNTLTKSAVVQIDAAPFRQWYEAHYGQPIGRRRQQKTETTEEKKSNSVVKKQAERFAESGKVESAIERQFEAGRLYAVIASRPGQSGRVDGYILEGEELAFYQKAIRK, from the exons ATGGGTATTTCTCGCGACTCCCGCCACAAGCGCTCGGCTACCGGTGCTAAGAGGGCCACCTACCGCAAGAAGAG GGCGTTCGAGAAGGGTCGCCAGCCCTCCAACACCCGTATCGGTACCAAGAGAATCCACCTGGTCCGCACCCGTGGTGGTAACCGCAAGTTCCGTGCCCTCCGTCTCGAGTCCGGTAACTTCTCCTGGGGTTCCGAGGGTATTTCCCGCAAGACCCGTGTCATCGTTGTCGCCTACCACCCCTCCAACAACGAGCTGGTCCGTACCAACACCCTGACCAAGTCGGCCGTCGTCCAGATTGATGCTGCTCCTTTCCGTCAATGGTACGAGGCCCACTACGGCCAGCCCATCGGCCGCAGACGCCAGCAGAAGACCGAGACcactgaggagaagaagagcaacagCGTTGTGAAGAAGCAGGCTGAGCGCTTCGCCGAGAGCGGCAAGGTCGAGTCCGCCATCGAGAGACAGTTCGAGGCCGGTCGTCTCTACGCCGTCATTGCTTCCCGCCCTGGCCAGAGCGGTCGTGTTGACGGTTACATCCTGGAGGGTGAGGAGCTTGCTTTCTACCAGAAGGCTATCAGGaagtaa
- a CDS encoding putative integral membrane protein, with the protein MAAINDDKSASSKSFIINHMNADHQKSLAMYLRVYCNVADGEAKAARLEDITLSDLLISAKGTRYSVPLDPPMKTFSDTRQRVVAMHKECLERLGLSDIIIKEYRAPRGWEAINFAVVVATLIVFSRGSNFQPGSLLYETAGLDRFPAFTRFCHTVQPIPGTLLLGIHAIEVVLLAVKRLKPHGVPFLSGVWIAWVATIMIEGVFAFRRFDRMVKEEQVKKEHRK; encoded by the coding sequence ATGGCCGCAATCAACGACGACAAATCTGCGTCTAGCAAAAGCTTCATTATCAACCACATGAATGCGGACCACCAGAAATCGCTGGCGATGTATCTCCGCGTCTATTGCAATGTCGCCGATGGAGAAGCCAAAGCCGCACGGTTGGAAGACATCACTCTGTCTGATCTGCTCATCAGCGCCAAGGGCACCCGCTATAGCGTGCCCCTAGATCCACCCATGAAAACATTTTCCGATACTCGACAGCGCGTGGTGGCAATGCACAAGGAGTGTCTCGAACGGCTAGGGCTCtcggatatcatcatcaaagaATATAGAGCACCCCGAGGCTGGGAGGCGATAAACTTTGCCGTGGTCGTAGCTACGTTAATTGTGTTCTCTCGGGGCAGCAATTTCCAGCCAGGGTCATTGCTCTACGAAACAGCTGGTCTTGACAGGTTCCCAGCATTCACTCGGTTTTGCCACACCGTCCAGCCCATCCCAGGTACGCTTCTGCTGGGAATTCATGCTATAGAAGTGGTTCTGCTGGCAGTGAAGCGCTTGAAACCTCACGGTGTGCCATTTTTGTCTGGTGTATGGATTGCGTGGGTAGCCACCATTATGATTGAGGGGGTATTTGCATTCCGGAGATTTGACCGGATGGTGAAGGAAGAGCAAGTGAAGAAGGAGCATCGCAAGTAG
- a CDS encoding Na+/dicarboxylate, Na+/tricarboxylate and phosphate transporter (unnamed protein product), with protein sequence MSHYTREMLRFFDLKEIACMDCSLCYLYSRIYSLEQQVRKAGGQAQADVESAPLLDSTPNTDSIFRKALDAELEKICTFYQDKELEILKEVEDVIRDAEEYASEADGINVDPMSEHMTKTRTMSSGSRRRSGNGYHDFPLNPDRRRSSVTESAVDDDDDDADSDDEHLSVHSGRRLSHGAGSTNPDDGRTDYMGESGYMGDSRGWRSNRAQVEHFGDPKVLDLYNSGLSLKKRAVDAYVSLCGLKSYIQLNKTGFSKALKKYDKILDRSLRREYMNSTVSLAYPFTESTMSKVEADIRKIEKVYADVVTTGDLSLARRELRLHLREHVVWERNTVWREMIGIERKAQAANVGIRRTILGGDEDPAAARRQGDEQEISLTEFKTPLGVFHPPQWLCSLSFGTLVLVLAIFVTLLAVPIMDKPEQQNCLAMLIFVSLLWATEVIPLFVTSLLIPFLVVLLRIMKSEEKPYKRLGPKEATSAAFSAMWTPVIMLLLGGFTIAAALSKYDIARRMAMFVLSKAGSSPRVVLLTNMFVSMFLSMWISNVASPVLCYSIIQPLLRNLPPDSNFAKALVLGIALAANVGGAASPIASPQNIIALQNMHPSISWGTWFFVSLPVCIISILLIWGLLVFTFHPGRGTTLVPIRPVKDKFSGVQWFISIVTLSTIALWCGSHQLEHVFGDMGVIAIIPMVLFFGTGILNKEDFNNFLWTIIILAAGGLCLGKAVTSSGLLHTIANGITARVEHLSLYGVLIVFSVLILIMATFISHTVAALIILPLVRQIGVGMEDPHPNLLVMASALMCSVAMALPTSGFPNMTAIMTEVPQTGQRYLQVHHFFTRGIPASLMAWAVIITLGYALMYIAGL encoded by the exons ATGTCACATTACACCCGGGAAATGTTACGCTTCTTTGATTTGAAAGAAATTGCCTGTATGGATTGCTCACTGTGTTATCTATATTCTAGGATCTACTCTTTGGAACAACAAGTCCGTAAAGCCGGTGGGCAAGCTCAAGCTGATGTCGAGTCGGCTCCTTTGCTAGACAGTACCCCGAATACCGATTCGATATTTCGGAAAGCTCTAGATGCAGAGCTAGAGAAAATATGCACTTTCTATCAGGACAAAGAGCTAGAGATCCTTaaggaagttgaagacgTGATTAGAGATGCGGAGGAGTATGCTTCGGAGGCCGATGGGATCAATGTGGATCCAATGAGCGAGCATATGACCAAGACAAGGACGATGAGTTCCGGCTCTCGGCGGCGTTCTGGAAATGGGTATCACGATTTCCCACTAAATCCGGATCGGCGCCGTAGCAGTGTTACCGAGTCCGctgtggatgatgatgatgacgacgcCGATAGTGACGACGAACATCTGTCGGTACACAGCGGCAGACGTCTATCTCACGGCGCCGGGTCTACTAATCCTGATGATGGTCGTACAGACTACATGGGCGAATCTGGCTATATGGGAGATTCGAGGGGCTGGAGATCTAACAGGGCCCAAGTTGAGCATTTCGGTGACCCGAAGGTCCTAGACCTGTACAATTCTGGGCTTTCACTGAAGAAACGGGCAGTGGACGCATACGTCTCTCTTTGTGGGCTGAAGTCGTACATTCAGTTGAATAAAACCGGTTTCTCAAAGGCTTTGAAGAAGTACGATAAAATTCTCGACCGCAGCTTGCGACGGGAGTACATGAACTCAACCGTCTCCTTGGCTTATCCCTTCACTGAGTCGACTATGTCAAAGGTGGAAGCGGACATCCGCAAGATCGAAAAGGTCTACGCGGATGTCGTCACGACCGGCGATTTGTCGCTCGCAAGGCGTGAGCTTCGGCTACACCTGAGGGAACATGTAGTCTGGGAGAGAAACACGGTCTGGAGGGAAATGATTGGTATTGAAAGGAAAGCACAAGCTGCAAACGTCGGTATACGCAGAACGATCTTGGGAGGAGACGAGGACCCCGCAGCTGCACGACGACAGGGTGACGAGCAGGAGATTTCTCTCACGGAATTTAAGACGCCTCTGGGCGTCTTTCATCCTCCACAGTGGCTATGCAGCTTGAGTTTTGGAACTTTGGTTCTCGTTTTGGCTATTTTCGTGACATTACTCGCAGTTCCGATAATGGATAAGCCTGAGCAGCAAAATTGTTTGGCCATGCTTATCTTCGTCAGCTTGTTATGGGCTACAGAG GTCATTCCTCTCTTTGTGACGTCTCTCCTGAtcccttttcttgttgtccTGCTACGCATCATGAAATCGGAAGAGAAGCCTTACAAACGCCTGGGACCTAAAGAAGCCACGAGTGCTGCATTCAGTGCCATGTGGACTCCAGTGATAATGCTCTTGCTTGGCGGGTTCACTATCGCTGCAGCCTTGTCCAAATACGACATTGCTCGTCGGATGGCAATGTTCGTTTTGAGTAAAGCTGGATCCAGTCCCCGTGTGGTCCTTCTCACGAACATGTTTGTGAGTATGTTTTTGAGCATGTGGATTAGCAACGTGGCTTCGCCCGTCCTCTGCTATTCAATCATTCAG CCTCTGCTTCGGAACCTTCCCCCAGACTCAAACTTCGCCAAAGCTCTCGTGTTGGGAATTGCCCTGGCTGCGAACGTCGGGGGTGCAGCCTCACCGATCGCGTCACCACAAAATATCATCGCGCTTCAGAACATGCACCCGAGTATCAGCTGGGGCACATGGTTCTTTGTATCACTCCCCGTCTGTATTATCTCCATCCTACTGATATGGGGTCTTTTGGTGTTCACATTCCATCCCGGTCGTGGCACCACGCTTGTCCCCATTCGACCGGTTAAAGATAAATTTTCTGGGGTTCAATGGTTCATCAGCATTGTAACTCTGTCTACCATCGCCTTGTGGTGCGGTAGCCATCAACTCGAGCACGTCTTCGGGGATATGGGCGTAATAGCCATTATCCCGATGGTACTTTTCTTCGGAACTGGCATTCTCAACAAGGAAGATTTCAACAACTTTCTCTGGACCATTATCATCCTGGCCGCCGGTGGCCTTTGTCTTGGAAAGGCTGTTACGTCTTCCGGTTTGTTACACACTATCGCGAATGGCATTACCGCCCGTGTGGAACATCTCAGCCTCTATGGCGTCCTGATTGTGTTCTCCGTCTTGATTCTTATTATGGCGACATTCATCTCCCATACTGTTGCGGCACTTATCATTCTGCCTCTCGTCCGACAGATCGGCGTTGGCATGGAAGACCCACACCCTAACCTGTTGGTGATGGCTAGCGCCCTTATGTGCTCCGTTGCTATGGCTTTGCCGACCAGTGGTTTCCCTAATATGA CTGCCATCATGACTGAGGTTCCTCAAACCGGCCAACGGTACCTCCAGGTCCACCACTTCTTCACCAGAGGTATCCCTGCCAGTTTGATGGCATGGGCCGTCATCATCACGCTCGGCTATGCTCTCATGTACATAGCTGGGCTATGA
- a CDS encoding mitochondrial 37S ribosomal protein uS7m (unnamed protein product), whose translation MPPRLNLFNARTAVPVFRQTSINVSRPSIATTINSNRSTRHGLKTGLSSSTPMQKRYNSSASGGDNSERPKAPTEDPLPHVSEEAAEISKIMDKKCDGTPASPELEQGTPISEILQRDKEAQKHMPKVMQDQIKSSTGTRSFSTSTRRSQAELHGQGKSFDEQTAAVMASMISQVNQQAEEFHDGIKFDPVETLPKTENFRTRYDSLLEQFTKLLMTDGKLSRAQKDMAFILDHLRTAPPPQPNPKRPLLPGPPAPQLPLNPVLYLTLIVDSVAPLIKIRQQKGIAGGGASVQIPVPLALRQRRRTAIKWIIDGSDKRRDSKFAQRVANELVAVAEGRSGVWDKREQQHKLGIAGRSNLGMVGGRR comes from the exons ATGCCGCCCCGTCTCAACCTTTTCAACGCGAGGACCGCTGTCCCGGTCTTTCGCCAAACCTCAATCAACGTTTCTCGACCCAGTATCGCTACTACTATCAACAGCAACCGATCCACCCGCCATGGCTTGAAGACTGGCTTGTCGTCCTCGACGCCAATGCAGAAGAGATACAACTCCTCAGCGTCGGGGGGAGACAACTCGGAGCGGCCCAAGGCTCCCACAGAGGACCCGTTACCTCACGTTAGCGAGGAGGCCGCGGAGATAAGCAAGATCATGGACAAGAAATGCGATGGCACTCCCGCGAGTCCGGAGTTGGAGCAAGGAACGCCTATCTCAGAG ATCCTCCAACGGGACAAAGAAGCCCAGAAACATATGCCCAAGGTCATGCAAGACCAGATCAAATCATCGACTGGTACTCGCTCGTTCTCGACATCCACTCGCCGGAGCCAGGCAGAATTACATGGCCAAGGAAAGAGCTTCGATGAGCAAACGGCCGCAGTGATGGCCAGCATGATCTCTCAGGTCAACCAGCAGGCTGAGGAATTTCATGATGGGATCAAGTTTGACCCAGTCGAGACCCTTCCCAAGACAGAGAACTTCCGCACGAGATATGACTCGCTGCTCGAACAATTTACCAAACTCTTAATGACGGATGGCAAGCTGAGTAGGGCGCAGAAG GATATGGCGTTCATTCTGGACCACCTCCGGACTGCTCCTCCGCCTCAGCCCAACCCCAAGCGGCCTCTGCTTCCTGGACCCCCCGCCCCACAGCTTCCACTGAACCCTGTCCTATATCTCACCTTGATTGTCGACTCCGTTGCTCCTCTGATCAAGATTCGCCAGCAGAAAGGTAtcgccggtggtggtgcgtCGGTGCAGATTCCGGTTCCGCTCGCGCTGAGACAACGTCGCAGGACAGCGATTAAATGGATTATCGATGGCTCTGATAAACGACGTGACAGCAAGTTTGCCCAGCGAGTAGCGAACGAGTTGGTTGCGGTTGCAGAAGGCCGCAGTGGTGTGTGGGACAAGAGAGAGCAGCAGCACAAGCTCGGTATCGCAGGCCGGTCGAATCTCGGCATGGTCGGTGGTCGTCGGTAG
- a CDS encoding Sodium/calcium exchanger protein-domain-containing protein — protein sequence MSPKNFRTSFRSHTWGSRRSMTGGSQNGSREPNERDALIGDTIRANSGLVPRHKRRPWAYWPVRVVHLTWATLVRDYVNLLLVFVPFGIIAGALGWDSTAVFTLNFLAIVPLASLLSFATEELAAAMGQALGGLMNATFGNAVELIVSIIALKDGQIRVVQASMLGSILSNILLVLGCCFFVGGIRYSEQSFNTTVASTMSSLMTVASASLIIPATLYASLSSTGDEKTRTENILILSHGTAIILLILYVMYLYFQLKSHASFFEEATPDPENSGDDVAEEEEEHILSPWAACVVLVVVTILVAVCADYLVGSIDPIVEKTGMSRTFIGLILIPIVGNAAEHVTAVVVAWKGKMDLAIGVAIGSSLQIALFVTPFLVILGWILDVDMTLHFHIFETVAFFISGLVVTFLIQDGKSNYLEGGLCLGMYVILALAFYVYPDQATDDALFHI from the exons ATGT CGCCGAAAAATTTCCGTACAAGTTTCCGCAGTCACACTTGGGGTTCGAGAAGAAGCATGACTGGCGGCTCGCAGAATGGCTCTAGGGAGCCCAACGAAAGAGATGCCCTGATCGGTGACACTATTCGGGCCAACTCCGGCCTTGTTCCACGCCATAAACGCAGGCCGTGGGCTTACTGGCCGGTAAGAGTCGTCCACTTGACATGGGCTACCCTTGTACGAGATTATGTCAATCTCCTCCTCGTGTTCGTGCCATTTGGCATTATTGCTGGCGCTCTTGGCTGGGATAGTACTGCTGTTTTCACATTGAACTTCCTAGCAATCGTGCCGCTGGCATCTCTGTTGAGCTTCGCGACCGAGGAGCTAGCAGCTGCGATGGGTCAGGCCCTAGGCGGATTAATGAATGCTACCTTTGGCAACGCTGTGGAGTTAATC GTTAGTATCATTGCCCTGAAGGATGGGCAGATCCGTGTCGTTCAGGCTAGTATGCTCGGTAGTATACTGTCTAATATCCTCCTGGTGCTAGGATGCTGCTTCTTTGTTGGGGGTATTCGTTACTCTGAACAGTCCTTCAACACAACGGTGGCGTCGACCATGTCGTCACTGATGACCGTTGCATCTGCTTCTTTGATCATCCCCGCGACACTTTACGCATCTCTGTCTTCAACTGGTGATGAAAAGACCAGAACCGAGAATATTCTCATTCTGTCACATGGCACTGCTATCATTTTGCTGATTCTATATGTGATGTACCTTTATTTCCAACTTAAGTCACACGCGTCGTTCTTTGAGGAAGCCACCCCCGACCCGGAAAATTCAGGCGATGATGTggcggaagaggaggaagagcatATCCTTTCCCCATGGGCTGCCTGCGTTGTCTTGGTTGTGGTGACAATTCTCGTCGCCGTATGTGCCGATTATCTTGTTGGAAGCATTGACCCTATCGTGGAGAAGACTGGTATGAGCCGAACCTTCATTGGTTTGATCCTCATTCCCATTGTAGGAAATGCTGCGGAACATGTGACAGCGGTTGTGGTCGCttggaaaggaaagatggatCTTGCCATTGGGGTTGCCATCGGCAGCAGTCTGCAGATCGCTCTTTTTGTCACGCCCTTCCTCGTTATTCTGGGCTGGATCCTGGATGTGGATATGACTCTCCACTTCCACATCTTCGAGACCGTTGCCTTTTTTATCTCTGGCTTGGTTGTAACATTCCTTATCCAGGATGGAAAATCAAACTATCTTGAAGGCGGCTTGTGTCTGGGAAT GTACGTGATTCTGGCTCTGGCATTCTATGTATACCCGGATCAGGCCACCGACGACGCCCTATTTCACATTTAG